A genomic window from Streptomyces mirabilis includes:
- a CDS encoding protein-tyrosine phosphatase family protein: MRTRRKQPDVPAPDSPWSEIVPGLWMGGHAFAGRAGEPEFAVVRNEFDLVLTLLRLPGHGPDPGVEHHVWPIPDGPLDGTQLAGVIRLARAADDALEDGRRVLVRCYHGYNRSGLVVAHALVLAGHTSDEAIRLIRSRRSPWALHNELFVEYLRAGLPTARLLEELAE, translated from the coding sequence GCCCGCTCCGGACAGCCCGTGGAGCGAGATCGTGCCTGGCCTGTGGATGGGCGGACACGCGTTCGCGGGGCGTGCCGGCGAGCCGGAATTCGCGGTCGTGAGGAATGAGTTCGACCTGGTCCTGACGCTGCTGCGGCTGCCGGGGCACGGCCCCGACCCGGGCGTCGAGCACCATGTGTGGCCGATTCCGGACGGTCCCCTGGACGGGACACAGCTCGCGGGGGTGATCCGGCTCGCGCGGGCCGCGGACGACGCGCTGGAAGACGGGCGCCGGGTCCTGGTGCGCTGCTACCACGGCTACAACCGCTCGGGGCTCGTGGTCGCGCACGCGCTGGTCCTCGCGGGACACACCTCCGACGAGGCGATCCGCCTGATCCGCAGCCGCCGCTCGCCCTGGGCCCTGCACAACGAACTGTTCGTGGAGTACCTGCGCGCCGGTCTGCCCACGGCCCGCCTCCTGGAGGAACTGGCGGAATAG